The region TGGTGCGCATCCACATCCCGCCGCTACGGGAGCGGCGTGAGGATGTGCGTCTGATGGCGGAGTTTTTCCTGCAAAAGCTCTCTGCGCGGCGGCGTGGGCCGCAGATGCGCTTTACGGATGATGCGCTGGATATGCTGGAGGCTTATGATTGGCCGGGGAATGTGCGTGAGCTGGAGAATACGATCCAGCGTGCCTGTGCGCTGTGTAATAGTGACATTTTGCTCCCTTCGGATATTCCACTGGGTAGTAAGGGCAGCCGCCACCACGGGACAGCTAGCCATCTGACTCGTATGCGGGATGCGCTGACGACGCTGGTGCATCTGGCGGGCCAGTCTCCTGATCTGGAGCTGATGCCATGGATCGCGCATGAGGTGGAGCGAATGGCCCGCAAGCATGCTGAGGAGCCGGTGGTGGCACCGCCTGCGCCGCAGGCGGCTGCGCCGGTGAAAAAGGGCCGCAAATCAATCTAGGCGCGGGCAGCGCCAAGAGAGGGTGGTGTTTTGTTGGTTCATTTTCAACGAAATGCTGCTCACGAGTGACTGAAGGTGCCGCCAACCAAAAAGTGGCTCCTCCATCATGAAATTTTTCTTCCTCGCTCTCGCCTCCATGTTCCTTCTGCAATGCGCTCCAAGCAAGGTGGCTCCGAATGAACCGCTGACGAATAAATCCATCGGTAAGGTGCACCATTAGCGCTACTACGAGGTGAATGGTGTGCGCAAAGTGGAGCGCCATATCATCGTTACGGCAACACCGAAGCTGGAGACAAAGGTGGTCACGGAAATCCTGCCTTGAGGGCTGGATGACGCAGTTGCGTGAGTGATCATTTTTTGGCTCGGAAGCTCGGCGCTGTGATGCCGTGCACGGCTTTGGCGATGAGTGCCTCCACTCCGGAGGCAAAGCGTGTGGGGCGGGCGTAATAGATCATGGCACCGCCGCCTTCGTAGCCACCTTCTTGCCAGACACGCTGGGAGGGGATGTAGCATGGCACATCGTTCGTGTAGGCATTCACCCAGGTGCGTGCAGGGGTCGAACTCGCGTTTAAAGCGTAGGCTGTAGTCCACGACGACTTCGCCGGGCAGATTGATGACGAGTAGATCCTGGCCATAGTGCCATGTCTGGACGGTGTAGGGCAGAGCGGAGGGGATTTGATCGCCTTTGGCTAAGATGGCGAGGTGCATGCGTGCGTGGCGTGCGATCCATTTGTTTTTATCGGTGGTGAGGGTTTCCCATTCTTGCTGAGTGGGTGCTTTGTCATAGGGCAGATGGATTTCACGCGTGGCGCAGGTGAGTGGGCCGCTGACGGTCTGCATGGGCTGGTGAACGAGGGTGGCGAGCTCGCGGGCGATGCTGGTGCCGTGCTGCTCGGCACGGCCGGGCTGACTACGGGGATAGGGATTCTGGTCTGCGCCACAGCCGATGGCCATGAGGCAGACGCTGCCGGGGAAGCGTGCCTGCATTTCTACGCGGGCGCTGCCAGCCCAGTCGCCGTGGATCGTGTTTGTGCTGTAAGTGGTGCAGTGGCAGGCGTAGCTGGCATGGGTGGCGAGGAGGCGCTTTCCATCGACACTTTTCACGCGGAGCAGCGGGAGGGAGCGGTCTGTGGGGCCGTTGAAATTGGGGGCGTTTTGTAGAGTGCCTTCTTTGGAGCGCAGGCGGCGATTGAGGCCGAAGTAGGCTTTGCCTTCGCTGCGGTCGAGCCGTGCGGGCCTCGAGTTTTCCCATGCATTTGTCACGGCTTGGACGATCCAGGTCGTGAGGTCTTCGGTGTAGCGATGGACGTTCTCACTGTGCTCGGGGCTGAGATCGGTGCCAAAGAGATTGGTGAGCACGCCTTCGAGCATGGGGGCACAATGCGTGTGAGGAGTGTAGCGCGAGGCGCTCATCTGCGATGGTTTTACCCGCAGCGGCGAGTCGGCGCAGCACCTCGGCTCGGAGGGTGGCGGGGACGCCGCAGTTATCGACGGTGATGATGACGGCAGGTGGCTCATCTTTCCACTGGAGCACCAGCGCGGCAGCCTGGATGCGCTGGGTGATTTTTTCATACTCGGTGGTACGGCTGCCGTAGCCACTGAGGCGGACGGGGTAGGCTGGTGTGATGTCCACAGCGGCAGCGCCTGCTCGCCAGTGAGTGTTTTCTTGCCCAGGGAGTGTGGTGCTGATGAAGCTAAAAAGCAGCAGGAGCGGGAGGAGGTGTCTGCGCATAAGAACGCCATTTTGCCTGAAATGGAGCATTTCTGGCAAGCATGAAATACGGCTTCTGCACAAAGGCGGGCCTCAGGCCTGGATGGTGTAACGGGTGCGGCGGCTATTGAGCCAGCGCACGCCGAACATGTCCATGGTGGCCCTTAGGGCACGATTCCCGAAGCCGTATTTGCTGACGCCGCTGACGCGGGGGCGGTGGTTCACAGGCATCTCGGTGACGCGCCAGCCCATGTTGCGAATGAGGGCGGGGATGAAGCGGTGCATGCCATTGAAGAGCAGCAGCGCCTCACGGCAGTCACGGCGCATGATTTTGAGAGTGCAGCCGGTGTCACGCACGCCGTCTCCGACGAAGCGGCCACGCACGGCATTGGCGATGCGGCTTTGCAGGCGCTTGAAGGCGGTGTCCTTCCGCCGTGCGCGGTAGCCGCAGACGAGGTCCCAGCCCTGCTGGAGCATGGTGAGCATGGCGGGGATGTCTGCGGGGTCGTTTTGTAGATCGCCATCGAGCGTGGCGATGATTTCGCCGCGTGCTTGGTGGATGCCGGCGTGCATGGCGGCACTCTGGCCGCTGTTTTTTTCCAGGCGCAGCACCCGCACGCGGGGACCGCCGGGGATGTTCTTGAGCGTGGCGTCCGTGCTGCCATCATCGACGAAGACGATTTCATCTCACGCCCGGTTAGAGCTGCGTCGATCTGGCGCTGGAGCTCTGCCACATTGCCCTCCTCATTATAAAGAGGGACGACGATGGAGATGGCGGGATTTTCGGGCATGCGGGGGCGCTACAAATCGGGCGGTCGATAGTCGTGGCAAGAAAAGATTTTCAGCCATCGCACCTCATTTCCCGCATGCATCACGCGGGCCACGGATAGCAGTTCCCAGCCAGCAAAATGCCTCGCCAGAGCGGTGGGCGGGGCCGCCGCCGCTGGATCATCGGTGATGAAGATGGCATCCTGGCTGCGGAAGTCACTTTTCCCGTCCTGGCGGCATCGTAGCGAGGCAAAAGGCATACGGGTGCCCCCAGGAGCCATCTTGGAGGGCATGGACGCGTGGAGAGGCCAAAGTGGGCTGGAGCACGCCGGGACCGGCTTTTTGGTAAAACTCTAGTGCAGCGGCGAGTTGGCCATTTTCCGCGATAATGAAGCTCGGCGTGCCTTGGCGGCTCTGGGCCACTTTTTCCACCGCTGTGTCCAAAAGCCGCGCGGACTCACGCCAGCCGTACATGGCCGCATTCGGGTCTGAGCTGAAAAACCGCGCCCAATCCGTCTGCGCCGCCATGCGTGGGGCCAAATCCCAGCCCAGGCCGAGTGTGCGCGGCAGATCACTTCGGATGAGGAGCACACTTTGTAACCCGGCGAGCACGAGCGCGGTCGTGCGGAGGCTGATTTTTTGCTCCACTGGCAGCGCCCCAAAGACTGCCGCCTGATGCGCCAGCACCACTGCCGCAGGCACTAGCCACGCCGCACTACCCGTATCCGGCCAGGCCAAGCGTGGGCCATAGAGTAGATCCAGCAGCGCCATCGGCAGCAGACAGCCCAGGGGCAGAGCCCGCATACCTGCCAGCACGAGCTGGGGTGCCACCTGCCGCGTGAGCAGCACGAGCAGCATCAGGATCAGCGGTGATGCCATCACCACCCAGCGTAGGAAATTCGGCGCTACAGCCACGACTGGCCACAGGGCCGCGTTTTCCAGCACTGGCCAGCCATTGCGCCACTGTGCAAGGAACCAGAATGTCACCGCCGCACTCCAAAACGCCGTGATGATCCAAAATCCAGGGAACCGCAGGTGATGCCGCAGCCGCTTGGGCCATGCCAGTGCGCAGACGATGCCGAGCAGCAGTCCCAAGCCAGGCGGCGCTGTCAGTGCCGCGCCCGCTGCGCATGCTCCCACGGCCCACCAGCCCCAATGCAGCGGATGCGCATGCAGCAGGGCCATCCGCAGGCATAGCAGCGCCATGGCAGTGAAGAAAAACATCAATGTGCCCGGCGTCAGCGTCAGCGCGGCCAGATTAAAAGCGGGCAGCACATTCAGCGCCACGACAGCCCAGCCCGCCACCATCGGATCAAAGAGGCCACGGGCGAAACGCCACACCGCCAGGGATGCCAGCAGCGCCAGCAACGGCGCCGCACAGCGCACGCCGAACTCATTCATGCCGAAGACCGCCGCGCCAGCCCGCGCTAGCAGTGGCACGAGCACCCCACCGCCATCCGTCCACGCAGGCCAGCCGCGCCCCGCACTGAGCGCCGCAAAGGCCTCCTGCGGCGAGAGTTCCACCGTCGGCAACAGCGCCCAGCGCCAGAGCGTGAGCAGACCGAGTCCGATGAATAGAAAGCGCTGGCGCTGCATGGTGTGTATGCCCATTGAATAGAGTCTCCACGTCGCCTGTCAAAGTGCCGCTCTCATCTTGCCACTCTCATGAAACGCCCTCCTTCTCCTCACCCTGCTCGCCCGTCATCATCCCTGCTTCCATCCATGCCGAGGATGCCAAACCGAAGACCGCGCAGGAAATCCTCGAAATCGTCCAGCTCAGCTACGCCCTGCAAAATCATAGAATGACCGGCGCCCTGCGTGATGATGCCACAGGCCGACAAGAATCGATGGAACTCACCATGGAGAAGCGCGTGATGCGCTTCCGCTTTGCCAATCCAGGCCAGATCATCCACCTGGATATGAATCCCCGCCCCGCCGTGCTCTATGAAGTGAAATCTGGCGGTAGCCAAGTCGTCCCGGCCTCCAAGCATGCGGACTACATCCGTGGCATGACTCTAAACTATCTCG is a window of Verrucomicrobiaceae bacterium DNA encoding:
- a CDS encoding glycosyltransferase family 39 protein; the protein is MGIHTMQRQRFLFIGLGLLTLWRWALLPTVELSPQEAFAALSAGRGWPAWTDGGGVLVPLLARAGAAVFGMNEFGVRCAAPLLALLASLAVWRFARGLFDPMVAGWAVVALNVLPAFNLAALTLTPGTLMFFFTAMALLCLRMALLHAHPLHWGWWAVGACAAGAALTAPPGLGLLLGIVCALAWPKRLRHHLRFPGFWIITAFWSAAVTFWFLAQWRNGWPVLENAALWPVVAVAPNFLRWVVMASPLILMLLVLLTRQVAPQLVLAGMRALPLGCLLPMALLDLLYGPRLAWPDTGSAAWLVPAAVVLAHQAAVFGALPVEQKISLRTTALVLAGLQSVLLIRSDLPRTLGLGWDLAPRMAAQTDWARFFSSDPNAAMYGWRESARLLDTAVEKVAQSRQGTPSFIIAENGQLAAALEFYQKAGPGVLQPTLASPRVHALQDGSWGHPYAFCLATMPPGREK
- a CDS encoding outer membrane lipoprotein-sorting protein translates to MPLSSCHSHETPSFSSPCSPVIIPASIHAEDAKPKTAQEILEIVQLSYALQNHRMTGALRDDATGRQESMELTMEKRVMRFRFANPGQIIHLDMNPRPAVLYEVKSGGSQVVPASKHADYIRGMTLNYLDLSLKFLYWPKPQLLGEKRVSLQKCWLVRVSNPIVEGPYHTVDIYVHQGSGGAAKMEAYDRNGKLVKRFEVTKVQKIKGPDGREATALKEMKIETYNPFNGERKGRTYMTMDTPQQK